A DNA window from Callospermophilus lateralis isolate mCalLat2 chromosome X, mCalLat2.hap1, whole genome shotgun sequence contains the following coding sequences:
- the Ddx3x gene encoding ATP-dependent RNA helicase DDX3X isoform X2, which yields MSHVAVENALGLDQQFAGLDLNSSDNQTGGSTASKGRYIPPHLRNREAAKGFYDKDSSGWSSSKDKDAYSSFGSRSDSRGKSSFFSDRGSGSRGRFDDRGRSDYDGIGSRGDRSGFGKFERGGNSRWCDKSDEDDWSKPLPPSERLEQELFSGGNTGINFEKYDDIPVEATGNNCPPHIESFSDVEMGEIIMGNIELTRYTRPTPVQKHAIPIIKEKRDLMACAQTGSGKTAAFLLPILSQIYSDGPGEALRAMKENGRYGRRKQYPISLVLAPTRELAVQIYEEARKFSYRSRVRPCVVYGGADIGQQIRDLERGCHLLVATPGRLVDMMERGKIGLDFCKYLVLDEADRMLDMGFEPQIRRIVEQDTMPPKGVRHTMMFSATFPKEIQMLARDFLDEYIFLAVGRVGSTSENITQKVVWVEEPDKRSFLLDLLNATGKDSLTLVFVETKKGADSLEDFLYHEGYACTSIHGDRSQRDREEALHQFRSGKSPILVATAVAARGLDISNVKHVINFDLPSDIEEYVHRIGRTGRVGNLGLATSFFNERNINITKDLLDLLVEAKQEVPSWLENMAFEHHYKGSSRGRSKSRFSGGFGARDYRQSSGASSSSFSSSRASSSRSGGGGHGSSRGFGGGGYGGFYNSDGYGGNYNSQGVDWWGN from the exons ATGAGTCATGTGGCGGTGGAAAATGCGCTCGGGCTGGACCAGCAG TTTGCTGGCCTAGACCTGAACTCTTCAGATAATCAGACTGGAGGAAGTACAGCCAGCA AAGGGCGCTATATTCCTCCTCATTTAAGGAACAGAGAAGCTGCTAAAG gaTTCTACGACAAAGACAGTTCAGGATGGAGTTCCAGTAAGGATAAGGATGCGTACAGCAGTTTTGGATCTCGAAGTGATTCTAGAGGGAAGTCTAGTTTCTTCAGTGATCGTGGAAGTGGATCAAGGGGAAG GTTTGATGATCGTGGACGGAGTGACTATGATGGCATTGGCAGCCGTGGAGACAGAAGTGGCTTTGGCAAATTTGAACGTGGTGGCAATAGTCGCTGGTGTGACAAATCAGATGAAGATGACTGGTCAAAGCCGCTCCCACCAAGTGAACGCTTGGAAca GGAACTCTTTTCTGGAGGTAACACTGGGATTAACTTTGAGAAATATGATGACATTCCAGTTGAGGCAACAGGCAACAACTGTCCTCCACATATTGAAAGT TTCAGTGATGTGGAGATGGGAGAAATTATCATGGGAAATATTGAGCTTACTCGTTATACTCGCCCAACTCCAGTGCAAAAGCATGCTATTCCTATTATCAAAGAGAAAAGAGACTTGATGGCTTGTGCCCAAACAG GGTCTGGGAAAACTGCAGCGTTTCTTTTGCCCATCTTGAGTCAGATCTATTCAGATGGTCCAGGAGAGGCTTTACGGGCCATGAAG GAGAACGGAAGGTATGGGCGCCGTAAACAATACCCAATCTCCTTGGTATTGGCACCAACCAGAGAGCTGGCAGTACAGATTTATGAGGAAGCCCGAAAA TTCTCATACCGATCAAGGGTTCGACCTTGTGTGGTTTATGGTGGTGCTGATATAGGTCAGCAGATTCGAGACTTAGAGCGTGGGTGCCACTTGTTAGTAGCTACTCCAGGACGTCTTGTGGACATGATGGAAAGAGGAAAGATTGGATTAGACTTCTGCAA ATACTTGGTGTTAGATGAAGCTGACCGGATGTTGGATATGGGGTTTGAACCTCAGATCCGTAGAATAGTTGAACAAGATACTATGCCTCCAAAAGGTGTCCGCCACACTATGATGTTTAGTGCTACTTTTCCTAAGGAAATACAG ATGCtagctcgtgatttcttggatgaGTATATCTTTTTGGCCGTAGGAAGAGTTGGCTCTACTTCTGAGAATATCACACAGAAAGTAGTCTGGGTGGAAGAACCAGACAAACGGTCATTTCTGCTTGACCTCCTAAATGCAACAG GCAAGGATTCACTGACCTTAGTGTTTGTGGAGACTAAAAAAGGTGCAGATTCTCTGGAGGATTTCTTATATCATGAAGGATATGCTTGTACCAGTATCCATGGAGACCGTTCTCAAAGAGATAGGGAAGAGGCTCTTCATCAGTTCCGCTCAGGAAAAAGCCCAATTCTAGTGGCTACAGCA GTAGCAGCAAGAGGATTAGATATTTCAAATGTGAAACATGTTAtcaattttgatttaccaagtgaTATTGAGGAATATGTGCATCGCATAGGCCGTACAGGACGTGTAGGAAACCTTG GCCTTGCCACCTCATTCTTTAacgagagaaacataaatattactAAGGATTTGTTGGATCTTCTTGTTGAAGCTAAACAAGAAGTGCCGTCTTGGTTAGAAAACATGGCTTTTGAACACCACTACAAGGGTAGCAGTCGTGGACGTTCTAAGAG TAGATTCAGTGGAGGGTTTGGTGCCAGAGACTACCGACAAAGCAGCGGTGCCAGCAGTTCCAGCTTCAGCAGCAGCCGTGCGAGCAGCAGTCGCAGTGGCGGAGGCGGCCATGGTAGCAGCAGAGGATTTGGTGGAG GTGGCTATGGAGGCTTTTACAACAGTGATGGATATGGAGGAAATTATAACTCCCAGGGGGTTGACTGGTGGGGTAACTGA
- the Ddx3x gene encoding ATP-dependent RNA helicase DDX3X isoform X1, with product MSHVAVENALGLDQQFAGLDLNSSDNQTGGSTASKGRYIPPHLRNREAAKGFYDKDSSGWSSSKDKDAYSSFGSRSDSRGKSSFFSDRGSGSRGRFDDRGRSDYDGIGSRGDRSGFGKFERGGNSRWCDKSDEDDWSKPLPPSERLEQELFSGGNTGINFEKYDDIPVEATGNNCPPHIESFSDVEMGEIIMGNIELTRYTRPTPVQKHAIPIIKEKRDLMACAQTGSGKTAAFLLPILSQIYSDGPGEALRAMKENGRYGRRKQYPISLVLAPTRELAVQIYEEARKFSYRSRVRPCVVYGGADIGQQIRDLERGCHLLVATPGRLVDMMERGKIGLDFCKYLVLDEADRMLDMGFEPQIRRIVEQDTMPPKGVRHTMMFSATFPKEIQMLARDFLDEYIFLAVGRVGSTSENITQKVVWVEEPDKRSFLLDLLNATGKDSLTLVFVETKKGADSLEDFLYHEGYACTSIHGDRSQRDREEALHQFRSGKSPILVATAVAARGLDISNVKHVINFDLPSDIEEYVHRIGRTGRVGNLGLATSFFNERNINITKDLLDLLVEAKQEVPSWLENMAFEHHYKGSSRGRSKSSRFSGGFGARDYRQSSGASSSSFSSSRASSSRSGGGGHGSSRGFGGGGYGGFYNSDGYGGNYNSQGVDWWGN from the exons ATGAGTCATGTGGCGGTGGAAAATGCGCTCGGGCTGGACCAGCAG TTTGCTGGCCTAGACCTGAACTCTTCAGATAATCAGACTGGAGGAAGTACAGCCAGCA AAGGGCGCTATATTCCTCCTCATTTAAGGAACAGAGAAGCTGCTAAAG gaTTCTACGACAAAGACAGTTCAGGATGGAGTTCCAGTAAGGATAAGGATGCGTACAGCAGTTTTGGATCTCGAAGTGATTCTAGAGGGAAGTCTAGTTTCTTCAGTGATCGTGGAAGTGGATCAAGGGGAAG GTTTGATGATCGTGGACGGAGTGACTATGATGGCATTGGCAGCCGTGGAGACAGAAGTGGCTTTGGCAAATTTGAACGTGGTGGCAATAGTCGCTGGTGTGACAAATCAGATGAAGATGACTGGTCAAAGCCGCTCCCACCAAGTGAACGCTTGGAAca GGAACTCTTTTCTGGAGGTAACACTGGGATTAACTTTGAGAAATATGATGACATTCCAGTTGAGGCAACAGGCAACAACTGTCCTCCACATATTGAAAGT TTCAGTGATGTGGAGATGGGAGAAATTATCATGGGAAATATTGAGCTTACTCGTTATACTCGCCCAACTCCAGTGCAAAAGCATGCTATTCCTATTATCAAAGAGAAAAGAGACTTGATGGCTTGTGCCCAAACAG GGTCTGGGAAAACTGCAGCGTTTCTTTTGCCCATCTTGAGTCAGATCTATTCAGATGGTCCAGGAGAGGCTTTACGGGCCATGAAG GAGAACGGAAGGTATGGGCGCCGTAAACAATACCCAATCTCCTTGGTATTGGCACCAACCAGAGAGCTGGCAGTACAGATTTATGAGGAAGCCCGAAAA TTCTCATACCGATCAAGGGTTCGACCTTGTGTGGTTTATGGTGGTGCTGATATAGGTCAGCAGATTCGAGACTTAGAGCGTGGGTGCCACTTGTTAGTAGCTACTCCAGGACGTCTTGTGGACATGATGGAAAGAGGAAAGATTGGATTAGACTTCTGCAA ATACTTGGTGTTAGATGAAGCTGACCGGATGTTGGATATGGGGTTTGAACCTCAGATCCGTAGAATAGTTGAACAAGATACTATGCCTCCAAAAGGTGTCCGCCACACTATGATGTTTAGTGCTACTTTTCCTAAGGAAATACAG ATGCtagctcgtgatttcttggatgaGTATATCTTTTTGGCCGTAGGAAGAGTTGGCTCTACTTCTGAGAATATCACACAGAAAGTAGTCTGGGTGGAAGAACCAGACAAACGGTCATTTCTGCTTGACCTCCTAAATGCAACAG GCAAGGATTCACTGACCTTAGTGTTTGTGGAGACTAAAAAAGGTGCAGATTCTCTGGAGGATTTCTTATATCATGAAGGATATGCTTGTACCAGTATCCATGGAGACCGTTCTCAAAGAGATAGGGAAGAGGCTCTTCATCAGTTCCGCTCAGGAAAAAGCCCAATTCTAGTGGCTACAGCA GTAGCAGCAAGAGGATTAGATATTTCAAATGTGAAACATGTTAtcaattttgatttaccaagtgaTATTGAGGAATATGTGCATCGCATAGGCCGTACAGGACGTGTAGGAAACCTTG GCCTTGCCACCTCATTCTTTAacgagagaaacataaatattactAAGGATTTGTTGGATCTTCTTGTTGAAGCTAAACAAGAAGTGCCGTCTTGGTTAGAAAACATGGCTTTTGAACACCACTACAAGGGTAGCAGTCGTGGACGTTCTAAGAG cAGTAGATTCAGTGGAGGGTTTGGTGCCAGAGACTACCGACAAAGCAGCGGTGCCAGCAGTTCCAGCTTCAGCAGCAGCCGTGCGAGCAGCAGTCGCAGTGGCGGAGGCGGCCATGGTAGCAGCAGAGGATTTGGTGGAG GTGGCTATGGAGGCTTTTACAACAGTGATGGATATGGAGGAAATTATAACTCCCAGGGGGTTGACTGGTGGGGTAACTGA